The window AAAACAAGGGTAGGACCAGCGTTATCAAAAATACAGGATTCAACCCAAAAAAATTTAGAACTGAAAGTATTAAGCTTTGGAGTATTAATGAGGTGTTTGAATCCATCTTCGCGAATGATAAAGAACCATTTTTGGTCAAGATGGATTGCGAAGGATCTGAATATGATATCTTTGCTTCTCTACCACAAATTCCAGTACAAGTGAAAGCAATGATAATTGAATACCATAATGGATATAAGGTAATCAAAGAGCAATTGACTAATAACAAGTTTAATACCTTTGTGATCTCAGACAATGATAAAGTTGGATTGATATATGCCATTAGATAGTACTAATCCATTAGTATCGGTGATCATACCAAATTATAATAATGCATGTTTTATTGAGCAGACTATACAGTCTGTCTATGATCAATCATATAAAAATTTTGAATGTATAATAGTAGATGATGGATCTACTGATGAATCAATCAGGCTTATAGAAACTCTAAAAGGTAGATTTTCTTCTTTATCCTTAATTCGGCAGAGAAATAGTGGGCCATCAAAAGCCAGGAATACTGGTGTTAAACATAGTAATGGTGAGCTACTTACTTTCCTTGATGCTGATGATATTTGGAAGAATGACAAACTCAAAAATCAGGTGTCGTTTATACTGAATACGGGTGCGGATATTATTGCTTCGTACTATGTTTGGTTTCAAAATGAAATACTGCTTTATAATAGAGAAATAAACTTGTTTCCTAGAGATGTATTTGATTATTGGTTTGATACTCCATTTGGACCTAGTAGTATAATGATAAAAAAATCAAAGCTTATAGCGATTGGGGGCTGGGATGAAACATTGAGAGCATGTGAAGATAATGATCTTTGGTTCAGATGTGCCATTAATAATCTTAATATGCAAATTCAACCCATTGAAGATATTCAGATTAGATTACATTCCTTAAGTGCTAAAACAAATCATGACAAAATGTTTAAATATCATATTAAATCCTTTCAGAAATGGGTTGAGCTACTTAATCATTATGAGGGTGATAAAACTAGATTTTGTGATGCAAGTAGAAGAAAACTTTCAAGGGCTAGATATTATGCTTATTCTATGAAGATGTCGGATAAAGTGTTACAAACTTTCTTAGAAGGATTTAGAGCATGTGGGTATAAATTTTTCCTAAATAAATTAGTGATTTATCAAATATTTTCAGCTTTGCGAAATCATTCAACAAAATTAAGATGGGTCAGAAAGTAGCAGTTGTTTTACCAGAAATTGAGCCATTTTCATTTTTAAAAGGAGGCGCTCTAGCAACATGGGTAAAAGAAGTTTATGCTTTCTATGATAAGCAACAATTTTTTATTTTTTCTCCCAAAACCTCCACTCCCTTTAGAGGCTTTCAAGTCATTCAAACATCTTCACTACCTACTAACTGGCTAAATTTTACTTATTTGAAAGAGAAGTCTTTAGCTAAATTAGTTAAACAAAATTTTTATCCTTCTCTGGTTGGCTTTATCTGTAAGTTGAAAGGAATTAAAATATTTCACCTTCATAACAGGCCAACTTATAGTATTGTCATCAGAAAACTCAATCCTAGTGCTAAAATCATTGTGCATATGCACAATGATCATTTTCTTACTTTGAATAAGTCAACTTTAAATCATGTGATGTTGTGTACTGATGTGATCATTTGTGTGAGTGATTACATTAGAAATAACATTGAAGAATACTGTCGTGCTAACGGAGTAATTGCAAAACCTTTATATACGCTCTACAATGGAGTCGATACAAACAAATTTAAAAAACTTCAAGTATCGCTTAATTCTAAGGTTATTTTTTTCTCTGGCAGGCTCATACCTGAAAAAGGTGTTGAACAGCTAATAGACGCATTCATCAAGGTATTAAAAGATTTTCCTGATGCAGTACTAAAAATTGCTGGTGGTGCTGGTTTTGGCACAAATGTCGATACTGAATTCATAATTAGACTTAAAGAAAAAAGCAGTCTGTATCCTGCCAACATTCTGTTTCTGGGCTTTGTAAACCATCAGGAAATCCATCAACTCTATAATCATTCCATAATTTATGTTTGTCCTTCCATATGGAATGATCCTTTCCCGCTCACAGTTTTAGAAGCAATGTCAAGTGGTCTAGCACTGGTAGCTTCAGAAAAAGGAGGTATTCCTGAAGCAGTTGGTCAAGCTGGTTTGGTTGTTAATCCCTCTAATGTAGAGCAACTATCAAATGCAATCAAAACCCTACTCAAAGATGGTCTATTAACCGAGCAGTTGGGGCTGCAGGCAAGACAGCGTGTGCTGGAATATTTTACTTGGGAAAAAGTATCAAGACAACTCTGGCCTTACCTTTTTGAGCATTCTCCCTAGCCCCTTGAATTGCTAGTCTTTAAATAAAAGTAGGAGAAATAAAAAAGAATCAAAGCTGTAATTTGACTAAAAATATGCGAGTAGTACATATAAATGAAGGACTTGGTTTGTCTGAAACCTTCATTGTGGATTTAGCCTTAGGCCTATCGCAGGTTTATGATTATGAGTTTATTGCATCTGATAGAGCAGCTATAAAAATCTCATTTAAATATAACATTACTAAATTTATACCCTCGTCAAACTTCCTGTTCAAAAAATCCCTTGATATTATTGGAATGAACTATAAAATGAGATTTAATCAGAAGTATGCAGAAAGAATTATACCACATTTAAAGCATAAGTCAGTTGCAATCATCGAATATTTATCAACTGCTGTCAGATTAAGGAAGGCGTTAATTTCCATCAAAATTCCGTATGTTGTTCATGTACATGGTCAAGATATTTCTTCAGCTTTGAAGTGGAAAGCATATCAAAAAGAAATTAAGATTGTATTTCAGGAAGCTTATGCAATTATTGCAGCATCAAACCATATAAAAAGATTGTTGATTCTGGAAGGATGTCCAAGCGAGAAGATTTATGTAATAAAATATGGTGTTAACCCCATAGGAATTACTCCTCTTTCCTGGAAAGACCGGAGAAAGAATAATCCTTCTGTGATATTTATTGGCAGGTTAACTCCAAAAAAAAATCCTATTGCACTTCTTCATGCTATTAAAATTGTTAGTGATGAAATTCCAGGTGTTAGACTAACAATTGTGGGTGATGGACCTTTGATGCCTGAGTGTATGAATAGAATACAGCAACTTGGACTACAACAAAATGTCACTTTATTAGGGGCGTTATCAAGAGAAAGGGCATTTGAACACCTGAACAATCATTGGGTTTATGCACAGCATAGCGTGACTTCCTACTTGGGCGATCAGGAAGGATTTGCTATAAGTATTGCTGAAGCGGCTTTGCATGAGCTACCAGTTGTGTCGACAATCCATAATGGAATTCCTGAAAATGTTATTGATGGAGTAACTGGCGTTCTGGTAAAAGAATACGATTACGAATCGATGGCGGAACATATAAAACTGCTATTAAAAAATCCTGATATGGCTGAAAAAATGGGTAAAGCTGGAAGAGCACGTATTCTTGAACAAAATATACCAGAGGTTAGATTAAAGGCAATCAGCAAATTACTTTTAGAGGCTACTTGTTGAAAACAACTTTCAATTTATTTTCTCCTAGTGTTTATGTATCAAGTGTGTTAATCAAATATTAACTTTTCTGAATGGATCCAAAAGTATCGGTATTAATCCCACTTTATAACTCAGCATCATATATCGCAGACGCCATTAAAAGTGTTTTGAA of the Flammeovirgaceae bacterium 311 genome contains:
- a CDS encoding glycosyl transferase family protein (COG0463 Glycosyltransferases involved in cell wall biogenesis) — translated: MPLDSTNPLVSVIIPNYNNACFIEQTIQSVYDQSYKNFECIIVDDGSTDESIRLIETLKGRFSSLSLIRQRNSGPSKARNTGVKHSNGELLTFLDADDIWKNDKLKNQVSFILNTGADIIASYYVWFQNEILLYNREINLFPRDVFDYWFDTPFGPSSIMIKKSKLIAIGGWDETLRACEDNDLWFRCAINNLNMQIQPIEDIQIRLHSLSAKTNHDKMFKYHIKSFQKWVELLNHYEGDKTRFCDASRRKLSRARYYAYSMKMSDKVLQTFLEGFRACGYKFFLNKLVIYQIFSALRNHSTKLRWVRK
- a CDS encoding group 1 glycosyl transferase (COG0438 Glycosyltransferase), with the protein product MGQKVAVVLPEIEPFSFLKGGALATWVKEVYAFYDKQQFFIFSPKTSTPFRGFQVIQTSSLPTNWLNFTYLKEKSLAKLVKQNFYPSLVGFICKLKGIKIFHLHNRPTYSIVIRKLNPSAKIIVHMHNDHFLTLNKSTLNHVMLCTDVIICVSDYIRNNIEEYCRANGVIAKPLYTLYNGVDTNKFKKLQVSLNSKVIFFSGRLIPEKGVEQLIDAFIKVLKDFPDAVLKIAGGAGFGTNVDTEFIIRLKEKSSLYPANILFLGFVNHQEIHQLYNHSIIYVCPSIWNDPFPLTVLEAMSSGLALVASEKGGIPEAVGQAGLVVNPSNVEQLSNAIKTLLKDGLLTEQLGLQARQRVLEYFTWEKVSRQLWPYLFEHSP
- a CDS encoding group 1 glycosyl transferase (COG0438 Glycosyltransferase), which produces MRVVHINEGLGLSETFIVDLALGLSQVYDYEFIASDRAAIKISFKYNITKFIPSSNFLFKKSLDIIGMNYKMRFNQKYAERIIPHLKHKSVAIIEYLSTAVRLRKALISIKIPYVVHVHGQDISSALKWKAYQKEIKIVFQEAYAIIAASNHIKRLLILEGCPSEKIYVIKYGVNPIGITPLSWKDRRKNNPSVIFIGRLTPKKNPIALLHAIKIVSDEIPGVRLTIVGDGPLMPECMNRIQQLGLQQNVTLLGALSRERAFEHLNNHWVYAQHSVTSYLGDQEGFAISIAEAALHELPVVSTIHNGIPENVIDGVTGVLVKEYDYESMAEHIKLLLKNPDMAEKMGKAGRARILEQNIPEVRLKAISKLLLEATC